A section of the Paracoccaceae bacterium genome encodes:
- a CDS encoding NAD kinase, whose product MPNTRQIAFLASETPQAQDALAALSARYGSADAADADVIVALGGDGFMLQTLHATMDLDAPVYGMNCGTIGFLMNEYGEDDLPDRLSAAVEEVINPLTMRAECEDGGTKEALAINEVSLLRAGAQASKLRIFVDGRERMEELVCDGALVSTPAGSTAYNYSAHGPILPIGSDVLALTAVAAFRPRRWRGALLPKAAKVRFEVINPTKRPVMAEADGRSAGRVFAVEVRSDPDIRHRILFDPGHGLEERLIREQFT is encoded by the coding sequence ATGCCCAACACCCGCCAGATCGCATTTCTTGCCAGCGAAACACCGCAGGCGCAGGATGCGCTTGCGGCGCTGAGTGCGCGTTATGGCAGTGCTGATGCTGCGGATGCCGATGTGATCGTTGCGCTGGGCGGCGACGGCTTCATGCTGCAAACGCTGCACGCAACAATGGACCTGGACGCCCCGGTTTACGGCATGAACTGCGGCACCATCGGGTTCCTGATGAACGAATATGGCGAAGACGATCTGCCCGACCGCCTGTCGGCAGCGGTGGAAGAGGTGATAAACCCGCTGACCATGCGCGCCGAATGCGAGGATGGCGGCACCAAAGAGGCGTTGGCGATCAACGAAGTCTCGTTACTGCGCGCCGGGGCGCAGGCCTCGAAACTGCGGATATTCGTCGACGGGCGTGAACGCATGGAAGAACTGGTCTGCGACGGCGCGCTGGTCAGTACGCCCGCCGGATCGACGGCGTATAATTATTCCGCGCATGGGCCGATCCTGCCGATCGGTTCGGACGTGTTGGCGTTGACGGCGGTGGCGGCGTTCCGGCCCCGACGCTGGCGCGGCGCGCTGTTGCCCAAGGCCGCAAAGGTGCGGTTCGAGGTCATAAACCCGACCAAACGCCCCGTGATGGCCGAGGCGGACGGGCGATCCGCCGGGCGGGTATTCGCGGTTGAAGTGCGCAGCGACCCGGACATCCGCCATCGTATCCTGTTCGATCCCGGTCACGGGCTGGAAGAACGTCTGATCCGCGAGCAGTTCACTTGA
- a CDS encoding aminotransferase class I/II-fold pyridoxal phosphate-dependent enzyme, with amino-acid sequence MSSDFFTRTIASSDPEIASAIALEHGRQQDEIELIASENIVSAAVLEAQGSVLTNKYAEGYPGKRYYGGCQYVDIAENLAIERACQLFDCQFANVQPNSGSQMNQAVFLALLKPGDTFMGLDLNSGGHLTHGSPVNMSGKWFNVVSYGVRQQDELLDMEDVRARALEHRPKLIIAGGTAYSRIWDWAAFRAIADEIGAYLMVDMAHIAGLVAGGQHPSPLPHAHVCTTTTHKSLRGPRGGMILTNDADIAKKVNSAVFPGLQGGPLMHVIAAKAVAFGEALRPEFKDYAAAVVANAQAMADELMKGGINIVSGGTDNHLMLADLRPKGVTGKATEATLGRAHITCNKNGVPFDPEKPFVTSGIRLGSPAATSRGFGTEEFRQIARWVVEVVDGLAANGDEGNAGVEDRIRGEVTALCARFPIYPQT; translated from the coding sequence ATGTCCAGTGACTTTTTCACCCGCACCATCGCGTCTTCCGACCCTGAAATCGCCAGTGCCATCGCCCTGGAACACGGTCGCCAGCAGGACGAGATCGAATTGATTGCCTCGGAAAATATCGTCTCTGCGGCGGTGTTAGAGGCGCAGGGCTCGGTCCTGACCAACAAATATGCCGAAGGTTATCCGGGCAAACGTTATTACGGCGGCTGCCAATACGTTGATATTGCCGAGAATCTGGCGATTGAACGGGCCTGTCAGCTGTTTGATTGCCAATTCGCGAACGTTCAGCCCAATTCCGGCAGCCAGATGAACCAGGCAGTGTTTCTGGCGCTGCTAAAGCCGGGCGACACGTTCATGGGGCTGGACCTCAACTCGGGCGGTCACTTGACCCACGGGTCGCCCGTCAACATGTCGGGCAAATGGTTCAACGTGGTCAGCTATGGCGTGCGCCAGCAGGATGAACTGCTGGACATGGAGGACGTTCGCGCCCGCGCGCTGGAACACCGCCCCAAGCTGATCATTGCCGGCGGCACCGCCTATTCCCGCATCTGGGACTGGGCCGCGTTCCGCGCCATCGCGGATGAGATCGGCGCCTATCTGATGGTCGACATGGCCCATATCGCAGGTCTGGTGGCGGGCGGTCAGCACCCCTCGCCCCTGCCCCACGCCCATGTCTGCACCACCACCACGCATAAATCCCTGCGCGGACCGCGCGGCGGCATGATCCTGACCAATGACGCGGATATCGCCAAGAAGGTGAATTCCGCCGTCTTCCCGGGCCTTCAGGGCGGTCCGCTGATGCATGTGATTGCGGCCAAGGCTGTCGCCTTTGGCGAGGCTCTGCGCCCTGAATTCAAGGACTATGCCGCCGCTGTGGTCGCCAATGCGCAGGCGATGGCGGATGAGTTGATGAAGGGCGGGATCAACATCGTTTCGGGCGGGACGGACAACCACCTGATGCTGGCCGACCTGCGCCCCAAGGGCGTCACCGGCAAAGCGACCGAGGCGACGCTGGGCCGCGCGCACATCACCTGCAACAAGAACGGGGTTCCGTTCGATCCGGAAAAACCATTTGTGACCAGCGGGATACGCTTGGGCAGCCCGGCGGCAACCTCGCGCGGGTTCGGCACCGAAGAATTCCGCCAGATCGCCCGCTGGGTAGTCGAAGTTGTGGACGGCCTGGCCGCCAACGGGGACGAAGGCAATGCCGGAGTCGAAGACCGGATTCGCGGCGAAGTCACCGCACTCTGCGCGCGTTTCCCGATTTATCCGCAGACCTGA
- a CDS encoding DUF1194 domain-containing protein, translating into MTQFPRNLSRHLRQVFGTASLCLVLLGVAGPVRACDIALALAVDVSGSVDPSEYRIQMGGLAAAMRDPAVADALVQAQAAILVVQWSGLGRQQVSIGWTRISGRGDLSALAEQTEALPRAWRDYSTGIGEALAFAANTYSDVGDCRRKVIDVSGDGPSNEGLPPEVLRRTLAVEGFTVNALAIEGTVQNLTGYYRDHVIAGPGAFVVTASGFDDYPRRIRQKLLREVSAQISGLDR; encoded by the coding sequence ATGACGCAATTCCCCCGTAATCTGAGCCGTCACCTCCGGCAGGTCTTTGGCACTGCCAGCCTGTGCCTGGTCCTGCTTGGTGTGGCGGGGCCGGTCCGCGCCTGTGATATTGCGCTGGCATTGGCCGTTGATGTGTCGGGATCGGTTGATCCCTCGGAATATCGGATCCAGATGGGCGGGCTGGCGGCGGCGATGCGCGACCCCGCCGTGGCGGATGCGCTGGTGCAGGCGCAGGCGGCGATCCTGGTGGTGCAGTGGTCTGGCCTTGGGCGGCAGCAGGTCTCGATCGGCTGGACCCGGATTTCCGGGCGCGGCGACCTGTCGGCGTTGGCCGAGCAGACCGAAGCCCTGCCGCGCGCATGGCGCGATTACTCGACCGGAATAGGCGAGGCGCTCGCCTTCGCCGCCAATACCTATTCCGATGTTGGCGATTGCCGCCGCAAGGTGATCGATGTGTCAGGCGATGGACCATCCAACGAGGGCCTGCCGCCCGAGGTTCTGCGCCGAACGCTTGCGGTCGAGGGGTTCACGGTGAACGCGCTGGCCATCGAAGGCACGGTGCAGAATCTTACCGGGTACTACCGTGATCACGTCATCGCCGGACCCGGTGCCTTTGTGGTGACGGCCAGCGGTTTTGACGACTATCCGCGACGCATCCGCCAAAAGCTGCTGCGCGAGGTTTCGGCGCAGATTTCGGGGCTGGATCGCTGA
- a CDS encoding rhodanese-related sulfurtransferase codes for MFVVAALYQFTRFDAPDAFCAPLEALCRENGLRGTLLLAPEGINGTIAGQRAGLDTVLRHIRDLPGCAELEVKESHAPTMPFRRMKVRLKREIVTMGQPDVDPTRAVGRYVDPADWNALIAAPDVAVIDTRNSYEVAIGTFAGAVDPETESFRDFPQWWAANKDRFADKRIAMFCTGGIRCEKSTNYLLGQGVEDVFHLKGGILKYLEEVPEQDSSWNGECFVFDERVSVGHGLQPGPHVLCRACRFPLTPEDQARPEFEVGVACHHCVDTRSQADRARYRERQRQIDLAAARGKQHLE; via the coding sequence ATGTTCGTTGTCGCAGCCCTTTACCAATTCACCCGGTTCGATGCGCCTGACGCGTTTTGCGCACCGCTGGAAGCGCTGTGCCGCGAGAACGGGTTGCGCGGAACACTGCTGCTGGCGCCTGAGGGCATCAACGGCACCATCGCAGGTCAGCGCGCCGGGCTGGACACGGTCTTGCGCCATATCCGCGACCTGCCGGGCTGCGCCGAGCTGGAGGTCAAGGAAAGCCACGCGCCCACCATGCCATTCCGGCGCATGAAAGTACGCCTGAAGCGCGAGATTGTGACGATGGGCCAGCCGGACGTTGATCCGACCCGCGCGGTCGGGCGCTACGTCGATCCGGCGGACTGGAACGCCCTGATCGCCGCCCCGGATGTCGCAGTGATCGACACGCGCAACAGTTACGAGGTCGCCATCGGCACCTTTGCCGGGGCGGTTGATCCCGAAACCGAAAGCTTCCGCGATTTCCCGCAATGGTGGGCCGCCAACAAGGACCGGTTCGCAGACAAGCGCATCGCGATGTTCTGTACCGGCGGGATCCGCTGCGAGAAGTCGACAAATTACCTTCTGGGTCAGGGGGTCGAGGATGTCTTTCACCTGAAAGGCGGAATCCTCAAGTACCTTGAAGAGGTGCCCGAGCAGGACTCCAGCTGGAATGGTGAGTGTTTCGTGTTTGATGAGCGTGTCTCGGTCGGGCACGGGCTTCAGCCTGGCCCCCATGTATTGTGCCGGGCCTGCCGCTTTCCGCTGACGCCCGAAGATCAAGCGCGGCCGGAATTTGAGGTTGGCGTGGCCTGCCACCACTGTGTCGACACACGCAGTCAGGCAGATCGCGCGCGATACCGCGAACGCCAACGCCAGATCGACCTGGCCGCAGCCCGTGGCAAACAACATCTGGAATAA
- a CDS encoding dihydrodipicolinate synthase family protein, which translates to MNAQVFSGCMPALMTPCTPDRAPDFDAMVEKGVEMMGLGMSAVVYCGSMGDWPLLTDAQRMEGVARLTNAGVPVVVGTGAVNTASAVAHAAQAAKVGAAGLMVIPRVLSRGSSPAAQSAHFKAILSAAPDLPAVIYNSPYYGFATRADLFFALRAEHPNLVGFKEFGGKADLSYAAENITSGDPDIALMVGVDTAVCHGFINCGAVGAITGIGNALPREVLHLMTLSQKAAAGDATARKLAFELIVLKNSEIRASRISCENL; encoded by the coding sequence ATGAACGCCCAAGTCTTCTCCGGCTGCATGCCCGCCCTGATGACCCCCTGCACCCCGGACCGCGCCCCGGATTTTGACGCGATGGTCGAAAAAGGGGTCGAGATGATGGGCCTTGGCATGTCGGCCGTGGTCTATTGCGGCTCCATGGGGGACTGGCCGCTGTTGACGGACGCGCAACGGATGGAGGGTGTCGCGCGGCTGACCAACGCGGGCGTCCCGGTGGTGGTCGGCACCGGCGCGGTGAACACGGCCAGCGCGGTCGCCCATGCTGCCCAAGCCGCAAAAGTCGGGGCCGCTGGCCTGATGGTGATCCCGCGCGTGCTGTCGCGCGGATCGTCCCCGGCAGCGCAGAGCGCGCATTTCAAGGCGATCCTGTCGGCGGCGCCCGACCTGCCCGCTGTGATCTACAACAGCCCGTATTACGGCTTTGCCACCCGCGCCGATCTGTTCTTCGCCCTGCGCGCCGAACATCCCAACCTGGTCGGGTTCAAGGAATTCGGCGGCAAGGCGGATCTGAGCTATGCGGCCGAGAACATTACTTCGGGCGATCCGGATATCGCCCTGATGGTCGGCGTCGACACCGCCGTCTGCCACGGTTTCATTAACTGCGGCGCGGTGGGTGCGATCACCGGCATCGGCAACGCCCTGCCGCGCGAGGTTCTTCATCTGATGACCCTCAGCCAGAAGGCCGCCGCGGGCGATGCAACCGCCCGCAAACTGGCGTTTGAGCTGATTGTGTTGAAAAACTCCGAAATCAGAGCGTCGCGGATTTCTTGCGAAAACCTATGA
- a CDS encoding mandelate racemase: MKITAIRAYQVDLPLKEGRYSWSNGNFVEVFDSTVVEVQTDAGITGYGECCPLGSAYLPSYALGVRSGLAEIAPQVIGIDPRDLNVLNRHMDAVLRGHPYIKAAIDVACWDILGQATGLPVYQLLGGKAQEDIKLYRAISQIEPAAMAANVAGYRDEGYTKFQLKVGADADSDIERIRLSAAEMRPGDILVADANTGWTMHEAARVVNAVRDVDVYIEQPCPSYEECLVTRRRTALPFVLDEVIGSIGDLTRGIADGAMDVINLKISKVGGLTKARQMRDLCVHAGVPMTIEDTWGGDIVTAAIAHLAQSTLEEFAFSATDFNSYGTVDIADGAPRRVEGKMRASDEPGLGIRPIMAALGDPVLSV; encoded by the coding sequence ATGAAAATCACCGCCATCCGCGCCTATCAGGTCGACCTGCCGCTGAAAGAAGGCCGCTATAGCTGGTCCAACGGCAATTTTGTCGAGGTGTTCGATTCCACCGTGGTCGAGGTTCAGACCGACGCCGGGATCACCGGCTATGGTGAATGCTGCCCGCTGGGCTCGGCCTATCTGCCGTCCTATGCGCTGGGCGTGCGCTCTGGGCTGGCGGAAATTGCGCCGCAGGTGATTGGCATCGATCCGCGCGATCTGAACGTGCTGAACCGGCATATGGATGCGGTGCTGCGCGGCCACCCCTATATCAAGGCGGCGATTGACGTGGCGTGTTGGGATATTCTTGGGCAGGCGACGGGCCTGCCAGTCTATCAGCTGCTTGGCGGCAAGGCGCAGGAGGACATCAAGCTCTACCGCGCGATTTCGCAGATCGAACCGGCGGCGATGGCGGCGAATGTCGCCGGATATCGGGACGAGGGATACACCAAGTTTCAACTGAAGGTCGGCGCAGATGCGGACAGCGATATTGAGCGTATCCGCCTAAGCGCCGCCGAAATGCGCCCCGGAGACATCCTGGTCGCCGACGCCAACACCGGCTGGACGATGCACGAGGCTGCGCGGGTCGTGAACGCGGTGCGCGACGTGGACGTCTACATCGAACAGCCTTGCCCGAGTTACGAAGAATGCCTGGTGACCCGGCGCCGGACCGCCCTGCCATTTGTTTTGGATGAGGTGATCGGCAGCATCGGCGATCTGACTCGCGGTATCGCGGATGGGGCGATGGATGTGATCAATCTGAAGATCTCCAAGGTCGGCGGGCTGACCAAGGCGCGCCAGATGCGCGATCTGTGCGTTCACGCGGGAGTTCCGATGACGATCGAGGATACCTGGGGCGGCGATATCGTCACCGCCGCAATCGCCCATCTGGCACAAAGCACGCTCGAGGAATTCGCCTTCTCTGCCACGGATTTCAACAGCTACGGCACAGTAGATATCGCCGACGGTGCGCCGCGCCGTGTCGAGGGCAAGATGCGCGCCAGCGACGAACCCGGCCTTGGCATCCGCCCGATCATGGCGGCGCTGGGCGATCCGGTGCTGTCGGTCTGA
- a CDS encoding glucose 1-dehydrogenase, giving the protein MATDRQSVIVTGAASGIGRRAAERFAADGWAVVCADWDGAGVRALAEELTAAGHAAMAVAADVSDEAACAGMAGAALEWTGRIDALIANAGIMVEGSALDVSIEDWNRVMRVNATGAFLSARAVLPQMQAQGAGAIVFTASTVGLSGMKGVAAYSASKGAVIALTRQLAADYAGDGIRVNAVAPGAVRTPLSESQFRARAADDAEFDDLLTAVIDRYPLKRWGTTDDIAELFLFLASARSGWITGQIIPVDGGLLELR; this is encoded by the coding sequence ATGGCAACCGACCGCCAGAGTGTGATCGTCACCGGGGCCGCGTCGGGTATCGGGCGGCGCGCGGCAGAACGCTTTGCGGCGGACGGATGGGCCGTGGTCTGCGCAGATTGGGACGGGGCCGGGGTGCGCGCGCTGGCGGAGGAACTGACCGCGGCAGGCCATGCGGCCATGGCGGTCGCGGCGGATGTCTCGGACGAAGCTGCCTGCGCTGGCATGGCCGGTGCCGCGCTGGAATGGACGGGCCGGATTGATGCGCTGATCGCCAATGCCGGGATCATGGTCGAAGGTAGCGCGCTGGATGTTTCCATCGAAGACTGGAACCGCGTCATGCGGGTCAACGCGACCGGCGCGTTCTTATCGGCCCGCGCTGTACTGCCGCAGATGCAGGCGCAAGGGGCGGGGGCAATTGTGTTCACCGCATCCACCGTCGGTCTGTCAGGGATGAAGGGGGTCGCGGCCTATTCAGCCTCCAAAGGCGCCGTCATCGCGTTGACGCGGCAGTTGGCGGCGGATTACGCGGGTGATGGCATCCGGGTGAACGCGGTTGCGCCGGGTGCGGTGCGCACGCCGCTGTCGGAATCGCAGTTCCGGGCGCGGGCGGCGGATGACGCCGAATTCGACGATCTGCTGACCGCCGTGATTGATCGCTATCCGCTGAAACGCTGGGGGACGACTGATGACATTGCGGAACTGTTCCTGTTCCTCGCCAGCGCAAGATCCGGCTGGATCACTGGCCAGATCATCCCGGTGGATGGCGGGTTGCTGGAACTTCGTTAA
- a CDS encoding glutathione S-transferase family protein, which translates to MLEYYYNAAPNPLKVSLFLEESGLDYTPIPLDTKRGDQHREAYLAINPNAKAPAIFDDGVAVFDSNAILLYLAEKTGQFLPGPDQRGALLSWLMFVASGVGPYSGQAVHFRNFAPERIPYAIKRYDYEARRHWGIVNDRLADRPYMLGEAFTIVDMAVWGWAGRIPFMLGKDDAFDDLPNLKRLVDQIDARPAARRAVALADQHKFKVEFDEAAMRNLYPQIFAPDPD; encoded by the coding sequence ATGCTGGAATACTACTACAACGCCGCGCCGAACCCCCTGAAGGTCAGCCTGTTTCTTGAAGAATCGGGGCTGGACTATACCCCGATCCCGCTGGACACTAAGCGGGGCGATCAGCACCGCGAAGCCTACCTTGCAATCAATCCGAACGCCAAGGCCCCAGCGATTTTCGATGACGGCGTGGCGGTATTCGACAGCAACGCGATCCTGCTGTATCTGGCTGAAAAGACGGGGCAATTCCTGCCTGGCCCGGATCAACGTGGCGCGTTGTTGTCCTGGCTGATGTTCGTCGCCAGCGGGGTCGGCCCGTACTCCGGGCAGGCCGTGCATTTCCGCAACTTCGCGCCCGAACGCATTCCCTATGCGATCAAGCGCTATGATTACGAGGCGCGCCGCCATTGGGGCATTGTCAACGACCGGCTGGCGGATCGCCCCTACATGCTGGGTGAAGCTTTTACGATTGTCGATATGGCGGTCTGGGGCTGGGCGGGACGGATTCCGTTCATGCTGGGCAAGGACGACGCGTTTGACGACCTCCCAAACCTCAAACGGCTGGTGGATCAGATTGATGCGCGTCCGGCGGCCCGCCGGGCGGTCGCGCTGGCCGACCAGCACAAATTCAAGGTCGAATTTGATGAGGCCGCGATGCGCAACCTCTATCCGCAGATTTTCGCGCCGGACCCGGATTAG
- a CDS encoding ATP-binding cassette domain-containing protein codes for MPHLAVSGVRASYGALEVLKGIDLTVEKGGILSLVGPSGSGKSTVLRALMGLTPITGGHVEIAGERMDYSSARAVREARDRMAIVFQQYNLFQNMTVGQNVTLAPTKIKRRPKDEVEAQARRLLTLVGLGDRYNSYPDKLSGGQQQRVALARALALDPQILLLDEVTSALDPELVNEVLDAIRKLADEGMTMIIVSHEMAFVREVADQVAFMDDGEVIEAGPPAQILDTPESQRARDFFGKILRH; via the coding sequence TTGCCACACCTCGCGGTCAGCGGCGTTCGCGCTAGTTACGGGGCGCTTGAAGTCCTGAAAGGCATCGACCTGACGGTCGAGAAGGGCGGCATCCTATCGCTTGTCGGCCCGTCCGGATCGGGCAAATCGACGGTGCTGCGCGCGCTGATGGGGCTGACGCCAATCACCGGCGGGCATGTGGAGATCGCAGGCGAACGGATGGATTATTCCAGCGCCCGCGCGGTACGCGAGGCCCGCGACCGCATGGCGATCGTGTTCCAGCAATACAACCTGTTCCAGAATATGACCGTGGGCCAGAACGTCACGCTGGCTCCGACCAAGATCAAACGCCGCCCCAAGGATGAGGTTGAGGCGCAGGCGCGCCGCCTGCTGACCCTTGTGGGTCTTGGCGACCGCTATAACTCCTATCCCGATAAGCTGTCAGGCGGGCAGCAACAGCGTGTGGCCCTGGCCCGCGCGCTGGCGCTGGACCCGCAGATCCTGCTGCTGGATGAGGTTACCTCGGCACTCGATCCCGAACTGGTGAACGAGGTTCTGGACGCGATCCGCAAACTGGCGGACGAGGGGATGACCATGATCATCGTCAGCCACGAAATGGCCTTCGTGCGCGAGGTTGCCGATCAGGTCGCCTTCATGGACGACGGAGAAGTGATTGAGGCCGGCCCGCCCGCGCAGATTCTGGACACGCCCGAAAGCCAGCGCGCACGGGATTTCTTTGGCAAAATCCTGCGGCACTAG
- a CDS encoding ABC transporter permease subunit (The N-terminal region of this protein, as described by TIGR01726, is a three transmembrane segment that identifies a subfamily of ABC transporter permease subunits, which specificities that include histidine, arginine, glutamine, glutamate, L-cystine (sic), the opines (in Agrobacterium) octopine and nopaline, etc.), with translation MLLLLEAAGLTLGMTIMGCLIGFGLAFVLVFLRQTPGKWWFPLRLICILYVEVFRRIPFIVVVYLVLFFIQTVTPNASLFTIAVIAICLYAVAYTADIIRGGLESVPQTQVEAAQVMNLSRLQINLMVVLPQAWPVIIPPAIAFAVSFIKDTALVSQVGVFELAFRGKELNNQGFSGILVFGTIALCYFILSFPLSLLGQHLEKRLATPRGQRRSR, from the coding sequence ATGCTGCTGCTGCTAGAGGCCGCAGGCCTGACCCTTGGCATGACGATCATGGGCTGCCTGATTGGTTTCGGCCTGGCCTTTGTGCTGGTCTTTCTGCGCCAGACGCCGGGCAAATGGTGGTTCCCGCTGCGCCTGATCTGCATCCTTTATGTCGAGGTTTTTCGCCGCATCCCCTTTATTGTCGTCGTTTATCTGGTGCTGTTCTTCATCCAGACGGTGACGCCCAATGCCTCACTTTTCACCATCGCGGTGATCGCCATCTGCCTTTACGCGGTGGCCTATACCGCCGACATCATTCGCGGCGGGCTGGAATCGGTGCCCCAAACCCAGGTCGAGGCGGCGCAGGTGATGAACCTGTCGCGGCTTCAGATCAACCTGATGGTGGTTCTGCCCCAAGCCTGGCCCGTCATCATCCCGCCTGCCATCGCCTTTGCCGTGTCCTTCATCAAGGACACCGCACTGGTCAGCCAGGTCGGCGTGTTCGAACTGGCGTTTCGCGGTAAAGAGCTGAACAATCAGGGCTTTTCCGGAATCCTTGTCTTCGGAACGATTGCCTTATGCTATTTCATCCTGTCCTTCCCGCTCAGCCTGCTGGGCCAACATCTGGAGAAGCGTCTTGCCACACCTCGCGGTCAGCGGCGTTCGCGCTAG
- a CDS encoding ABC transporter permease subunit (The N-terminal region of this protein, as described by TIGR01726, is a three transmembrane segment that identifies a subfamily of ABC transporter permease subunits, which specificities that include histidine, arginine, glutamine, glutamate, L-cystine (sic), the opines (in Agrobacterium) octopine and nopaline, etc.), giving the protein MNYRFQFGVVWDNFGALLEGALLTFQLGVIAFGGGAIIGLICATLKTYGPWPVRALVNTYVVFVTNTPALIQIYFLFFGLPEIGIRWSNEACLLIGLTLNAGAYLTMILRAGFLSVRITELEAGQTLGMSLIQQVRYIIVPHIAKSIYPALANFFIVVLVMGTSVGALIGVDELTGQAINLSAVNYRWLEYFTVVAGMYVVLTLVASIGLALLGRWAFRVKARIF; this is encoded by the coding sequence ATGAATTACAGATTTCAGTTCGGGGTTGTCTGGGACAACTTTGGTGCGCTGCTCGAAGGCGCCCTGCTGACTTTCCAGCTGGGCGTCATCGCTTTCGGGGGCGGCGCGATCATCGGGCTGATCTGCGCAACGCTGAAAACATATGGCCCCTGGCCGGTGCGCGCGCTGGTCAATACCTACGTCGTCTTCGTCACCAACACCCCCGCCCTGATCCAGATCTACTTCCTGTTCTTCGGCCTGCCCGAAATTGGCATCCGCTGGTCGAACGAGGCTTGCCTGCTGATCGGCCTGACGCTGAATGCGGGCGCCTATCTGACAATGATCCTGCGCGCCGGGTTCCTGTCAGTCCGCATCACGGAACTTGAGGCGGGCCAGACCCTCGGCATGTCGCTGATCCAGCAGGTGCGCTACATCATCGTCCCGCATATCGCGAAATCCATCTATCCCGCACTGGCCAATTTCTTCATTGTCGTGCTGGTCATGGGCACCTCGGTCGGGGCGTTGATCGGCGTGGATGAGCTGACCGGGCAGGCGATCAACCTGTCTGCCGTCAACTATCGCTGGCTGGAATACTTCACCGTCGTCGCAGGCATGTATGTGGTGCTGACGCTGGTCGCCAGCATCGGGCTGGCGCTGCTGGGCCGTTGGGCGTTTCGCGTGAAGGCGCGGATCTTCTGA
- a CDS encoding transporter substrate-binding domain-containing protein — translation MPALCGCERASTPGIDSPSNLAMFDMRTKVRFAHKSDGSHQGLPGPAPLLGRDMGVRYMLKRHFLAGITGIAMAAMATTAVHAKSLDDILSDDVIRIGINPNFPNMSTRNDAGDWEGFDIDVGNALAAQLGVEVEWVPTETPQRVPFLVSDRIDLSLGALTRNTERAKLIDYTVPLHTEVLAVLATDKIDGGSWEDFNKDGVTLANMRGNWTVGWIEENMPNVEIELVDTLADTVRLVAQGRADAIVENIDFFMAFTENYSDVNWRVVENPIFVAYCAIGVSQGNDNLTEVLNIALHGLHSSGMINETWEKHYGAPMLRTVNPDPYF, via the coding sequence ATGCCTGCGCTTTGCGGGTGCGAAAGGGCCAGCACTCCGGGGATTGACTCACCGTCGAATCTCGCCATGTTTGACATGCGCACAAAAGTTCGTTTTGCGCACAAATCAGACGGCAGCCACCAAGGCCTGCCCGGACCTGCCCCGCTGCTGGGGCGCGACATGGGAGTACGATACATGCTCAAGAGACATTTTCTGGCGGGGATCACCGGCATTGCGATGGCCGCAATGGCCACCACCGCCGTGCACGCCAAAAGCCTGGATGACATCCTGTCCGATGACGTCATCCGCATCGGCATCAACCCCAATTTCCCGAACATGAGCACGCGAAACGACGCGGGCGACTGGGAAGGCTTTGACATCGACGTCGGCAACGCGCTGGCCGCGCAGCTGGGCGTGGAAGTCGAATGGGTGCCGACCGAAACGCCCCAGCGGGTGCCGTTCCTGGTCTCGGACCGGATCGACCTGTCGCTGGGCGCGCTGACGCGCAACACCGAACGCGCCAAGCTGATCGACTATACCGTGCCGCTGCATACCGAAGTGCTGGCCGTGCTGGCGACCGACAAGATTGACGGCGGCAGCTGGGAAGACTTCAACAAGGATGGCGTGACGCTGGCCAACATGCGCGGCAACTGGACCGTCGGCTGGATCGAAGAAAACATGCCCAATGTCGAGATTGAGCTTGTCGATACACTCGCCGACACCGTGCGTCTTGTCGCGCAAGGCCGCGCCGATGCGATTGTCGAGAATATCGACTTCTTCATGGCGTTCACCGAGAACTATTCGGATGTGAACTGGCGCGTGGTCGAGAACCCGATCTTCGTGGCCTACTGCGCCATCGGTGTCAGCCAGGGCAATGACAACCTGACCGAGGTTCTGAACATCGCCCTGCACGGGCTGCACTCGTCCGGTATGATTAACGAGACCTGGGAAAAGCACTATGGCGCGCCGATGCTGCGCACCGTCAATCCCGATCCGTACTTCTAA